Below is a window of Cupriavidus sp. MP-37 DNA.
GCCGCCCGGCGCGCCCAGCTGCAGCGAGGTCGGCTGCCACACCACCAGGCCCTTGTAGCCGGCTTCGGCCAGGTCGATGGCGCGCATCAGGCCGTCGATCACGTCCGGCCCGATGGTGTTCATCTTGCTCTTGAACGAGATCACCAGCACATCGTCCTGGCCCTCGCTCACCCAGATGCGCACCGCATCGTTCTCTTCGACGGTGCGGCCGGCCTTGCGCGGATCGGCGGCGGCGCTGCCCTGCAGCGCCGCGCGGAAGGCCTGGCGCTGGTACACCGGCAGCGTGCTGCGCGCGACGAACGCCTGCGCCGCCGGCGACCACGAGCCTTGCGCCGTATGCACGGCCTGCTGCTCCGCCACCGGGCCGTTGAACACCCACGCCGGCAGCGGCGCGCCCGACAGCGCCTTGCCGCTGTCGACGTCTTCCTTGACCCACTCGGCCACCTGCTTCCAGCCGGCCGCCTGCCAGTCCTCGAACGGGCCCGAGTTCCAGCCGAAGCCCCAGCGGATGGCCAGGTCGATATCGGCGGCCGAACCAGCGATCTGCTCCAGGTACACGGCGATGTAGTGGAACACGTCGCGGAACACCGCCCACAGGAACTGCGCCTGCGGGTTGGTCGACTCGCGCAGCAGCCGGATGCGTTCGGCCGGTTCCTTCTTCAGCATGCGCACCACGATCTCGTCGGCCTTCTTGCCCGACTCGACATACTGGCCGGTGTTGGCGTCGAGCACCTTGATGGCCTTGCCTTCCTTCTTGTAGAAGCCGGCGCCGGTCTTCTGCCCCAGCGCGCCCGCGTCGACCAGGCCCTTGAGCACGGCCGGGGTCTGGTAGACCGGTGCGAACGGGTCGCCGTGCAGGTTGTCCTGCATGGTCTTGATCACGTGCGCCATGGTATCCAGGCCGACCACGTCCGCGGTGCGGAAGGTGGCGGACTTGGCGCGGCCCAGCTTGGCACCGGTCAGGTCGTCGACCACGTCGAACGGGATGCCGAACTTCTCGGCCTCGGCGAACACCGCCAGGATCGAGAAGATGCCGACGCGGTTGGCGATGAAGTTGGGCGTGTCCTTGGCGCGCACCACGCCCTTGCCGAGCGTGGTGGTCAGGAAGGCTTCCAGCTGGTCGAGGATCTGCGGCTGCGTCGCCGCGGTCGGGATCAGCTCGACCAGGTGCATGTAGCGCGGCGGGTTGAAGAAATGGACGCCGCAGAAGCGCGACTTCAGGTTATCGTCGAAGCCATCGGACAGCGCGGTGATCGACAGCCCCGAGGTGTTGGTAGCGAAGATCGCGTGCGAGGCCAGGTGCGGCGCGACCTTCTTGTACAGGTCGTGCTTCCAGTCCATGCGCTCGGCAATCGCCTCGATCACCAGGTCGCATTCCTTGAGCAGGGCGATGTCGTCTTCGTAGTTGGCCGCCTGGATCAGGCCGGCCTCGTCCTTGAGGCCCAGCGGCGCCGGCGACAGCTTCTTCAGGTTCTCGATAGCGCGCAGCGCGATGCCGTTCTTCGGGCCTTCCTTGGCGGGAAGATCGAACAGCACCACCGGCACGCGCGCGTTGATCAGGTGGGCGGCAATCTGCGCACCCATGACGCCGGCACCCAGCACGGCGACTTTCTTGACGATGAAATTGGACATGCGCGCTCCTAGGTCAGTGAGCGTTGAAGTGAGAGTGTGGCTTTCCCGTTCCTGGCGGTGTGCTCCCCTCTCCCATTGATGGGAGAGGGGCGGGGGTGAGGGTGGGCGCTTCAACGAAGTGCTTCGGCATAACAAGCTCCTGCCCTCACCCCCTGCCCCTCTCCCGCAAGCGGGAGAGGGGAGCAAACCACTAGCGGGAATCAGCCATGAAGATCAGAACAGATCCGCATCCAGCGCCATCAGCGACGCCGAACCCGCGCGCGCCTTGCGGATCTCCGCGGCCGTTTCCGGCAGCAGCCTGGCAAAGTAGAAGCGCGCGGTGGCCAGCTTGGCGGTGTAGAACTTGTCGCCGCTGCCCTGCTTCTCCAGCGTGATCTTGGCCATGCGGGCCCAGAAGTACGCGAACACCAGGTGGCCCACCACGCGCAGGTATGGCACCGCGGCGGCGCCGACTTCGTCGGCATTGCCCATCGCCTTCATGCCGATTTCCATGGTCAGCTTCTGCACCTTGTCGCCCAGGTCGGCCAGCGGGTTGATGAATTCCTGCATGGCTTCGTTGGTGCCTTCGGCCTCGACGAATTCCTGCACGATCTTGCCGAAGGCCTTCATCCTGGCGCCCATGTCGCCCAGGATCTTGCGGCCCAGCAGGTCCAGCGCCTGGATGGTGTTGGTGCCCTCGTAGATCATGTTGATGCGGGCGTCGCGCACGTATTGCTCCATGCCCCATTCGGAGATGTAGCCGTGGCCGCCGAACACCTGCATGCCCTCGTTGGTGGCGGTGAAGGCGTTGTCGGTCAGGAAGGCCTTGATCACCGGCGTCAGCAGCGCGACCAGGTCGCCGGCCTGCTTGCGCACGGCCTCGTCCGGATGCGACAGCTCGCGGTCGATCTGCAGCGCGGTCCAGTAGCTGAAGGCGCGGCCGCCCTCGGCGTAGGCGCGCTGGGTCAGCAGCATGCGGCGCACGTCCGGGTGCACGATGATCGGGTCGGCGGCCTTCTCGGGCGCCTTGGGGCCGGTCAGCGAGCGCATCTGCAGGCGGTCCTTCGCGTATGCCACGGAGTTCTGGTATGCCACCTCGGTCAGGCCCAGGCCCTGCGCACCCACGCCCAGGCGCGCGGCGTTCATCATCACGAACATGGCGTTCAGGCCCTTGTTGGGCTCGCCCACCATCCAGCCGCGCGCGCCGTCCAGGTTCATCACGCAGGTGGCGTTGCCGTGGATGCCCATCTTGTGCTCGATCGAGCCGCACTGGATGCCGTTGCGCTCGCCCGGGTTGCCGCTGGCATCGGGGATGAACTTGGGCACCACGAACAGCGAGATGCCCTTGGTGCCGGCGGGCGCGTCCGGCAGGCGCGCCAGCACCAGGTGGATGATGTTCTCGGCCAGGTCGTGCTCGCCGGCGGAGATGAAGATCTTGGTGCCCGTGATCAGATAGGAGCCGTCGGCCTGCGGCTCGGCCTTGCTGCGCAGGATGCCCAGGTCGGTGCCGCAATGCGGCTCGGTCAGGCACATGGTGCCGGTCCACACGCCGGACACCAGCTTGGGCAGGTAGGTCTGCTGCAGCTCGGGGGTGCCGTGTGCGTGCAGGGCCTCATAGGCGCCGTGCGACAGGCCCGGGTACATGGTCCAGGCCTGGTTGGCCGAGTTCAGCATCTCGTAGACCACGTTGTTGACCACGATCGGC
It encodes the following:
- a CDS encoding acyl-CoA dehydrogenase C-terminal domain-containing protein — translated: MGQYTAPLRDMQFVLHELLGAEAELKAMPPHADIDADTINQVIEEAGKFCADVVFPLNQVGDREGCTYVGDGVVKAPTGFKEAYQQYVEAGWPALACDPAFGGQGLPIVVNNVVYEMLNSANQAWTMYPGLSHGAYEALHAHGTPELQQTYLPKLVSGVWTGTMCLTEPHCGTDLGILRSKAEPQADGSYLITGTKIFISAGEHDLAENIIHLVLARLPDAPAGTKGISLFVVPKFIPDASGNPGERNGIQCGSIEHKMGIHGNATCVMNLDGARGWMVGEPNKGLNAMFVMMNAARLGVGAQGLGLTEVAYQNSVAYAKDRLQMRSLTGPKAPEKAADPIIVHPDVRRMLLTQRAYAEGGRAFSYWTALQIDRELSHPDEAVRKQAGDLVALLTPVIKAFLTDNAFTATNEGMQVFGGHGYISEWGMEQYVRDARINMIYEGTNTIQALDLLGRKILGDMGARMKAFGKIVQEFVEAEGTNEAMQEFINPLADLGDKVQKLTMEIGMKAMGNADEVGAAAVPYLRVVGHLVFAYFWARMAKITLEKQGSGDKFYTAKLATARFYFARLLPETAAEIRKARAGSASLMALDADLF
- a CDS encoding 3-hydroxyacyl-CoA dehydrogenase/enoyl-CoA hydratase family protein yields the protein MSNFIVKKVAVLGAGVMGAQIAAHLINARVPVVLFDLPAKEGPKNGIALRAIENLKKLSPAPLGLKDEAGLIQAANYEDDIALLKECDLVIEAIAERMDWKHDLYKKVAPHLASHAIFATNTSGLSITALSDGFDDNLKSRFCGVHFFNPPRYMHLVELIPTAATQPQILDQLEAFLTTTLGKGVVRAKDTPNFIANRVGIFSILAVFAEAEKFGIPFDVVDDLTGAKLGRAKSATFRTADVVGLDTMAHVIKTMQDNLHGDPFAPVYQTPAVLKGLVDAGALGQKTGAGFYKKEGKAIKVLDANTGQYVESGKKADEIVVRMLKKEPAERIRLLRESTNPQAQFLWAVFRDVFHYIAVYLEQIAGSAADIDLAIRWGFGWNSGPFEDWQAAGWKQVAEWVKEDVDSGKALSGAPLPAWVFNGPVAEQQAVHTAQGSWSPAAQAFVARSTLPVYQRQAFRAALQGSAAADPRKAGRTVEENDAVRIWVSEGQDDVLVISFKSKMNTIGPDVIDGLMRAIDLAEAGYKGLVVWQPTSLQLGAPGGPFSAGANLEAAMPAFMMGGAKGIEPFVKKFQDGMMRVKYAAVPVVSAASGIALGGGCELMLHSAARVAALETYIGLVEVGVGLVPAGGGLKEAALAAARAAQAAGSTNCLQFLTSRFQSAAMAKVSGSALEARQMGYLQPSDQIVFNVHELLYVAQNAVRALADAGYRAPLPTLIPVAGRSGVATIKASLVNMRDGGFISAHDFLIATRIAEVVCGGDVDAGALVSEEWLLALERKAFVDLLGTGKTQERIMGMLQTGKPVRN